The genomic segment AATTGTTCTGTGCCTCTGTTTCCTCTTCAGTTGGCTGCTGGATCGCCGGCCGTCTCTTGTGGACAGAGCTCCTTGGTAGGATCCATCACAACAGGTGGAGGCATGTTCAGACACTTCACCTGAGCTCTGAACTGCTCCATCTCCTTCTGCTCCAGCTGTCTCCTCCTGCTGAACAGGTAGAAGTGCTGCCGCTTCCCAGACTCAACGTTCAAGCGCATCAGCAAGCAGTCTTGACAGGATGTGTGAACAAAGTTTCCGGTGAGGTTGCTGTTGTCTGTCCCATCATAGGTGAAGCTGCTGCCTTCCAGGGAGATGTTGTATGAATGGTACAGGCACTTGTTATTTAAATGGATGCTGCTAGAGTAGGAAATGTTAGTGTCACTGGTGTTGCTGGAGAAGTTAACGGTGGCACTGTCTCTTTGTTTGAATCGCTCTATGTACGTGAGGTTGTTCAGAGTGCCTGCAACCATAGCCCATCTTCCCTCCAAACGACCCAGATCCAGTTGCACCAAAGGCTGGACCAAGACTTCACAGACCAGGGGAGCTGAACGGCTCACAGACACCAAACAGAGAAGAGTGATGGCACACGCAGCACTAAACATGGTATTGTTTGAGGGAAGTCGCTGTCAGTCACACTGTTGTGTTTAACAGAGAATGTGGCCGGTAAAGAGATCTGGCTTCTTTTATAGTTATATCAGAAAATTCCAGTTCGATAATATGCAGAAAATACTAGAGAGCAGAGTCCCTTTTTTCCCCCTGTGGATTTGATGattgtgaaatgaatgaatgttttgAGTACGGTCTGTCACTATCTTTTGTTTGTAgagttttgtttttagttgtggGTACACAGTGAGAAAACCATGAAATCCATTGCTTAGTTCTCTTTACATCTCTTGGATTGAAGTTCTGtaaaattaatatttgtgaTGGAATACCAGAAGTAGCAGATATTAACAGTAGGTGGTCTGTGAATGCAAGCTGCACACACTCATTTCCTGAtggtattttttattaaacttaTTGTGATCAATACACATCTGAGTCTCTGGAGGACTGAAGTATGAAGCGATGATAACTGCTTCAAACTCAATAGAATTATAATAGATTTTCACTTTGTCGGcttagatttgtttttcttatttgaAATTCATTTTCACATTGAGCTGTCTGAGACACTGCTCTGGAAATGAAGACTTCCCTTAATGAGAGCAAGCACACATATAGTGTGTATGTAGACTAACAAAACATATCaactattatatattatattgtacaTGCATGAAGGTAGAGGTAAGGATGTTTACTCCCTGTTTTTCAGTGTGTCCATACACTGAGTTGGATCAGAAACCTCCAGTTTGGCAACACTATCAATGCCAGAGTGCCTTGTGCCTTCTTCACCTGACAATTCTGTGATTGTGAAATTATGGAAATATTTCAGAAACCCTGACAAATCAAACCATGGATTAAAGATGTGTGCTTTATCTGAACATGTGTATAATTACACATATTGAAGAAAATAAGCGCACACTGGTCATGGATAAAAGCTGTATATTAACATTTTTGTAGATTATCTTTGTTCATTTAGTGTGAACTAAATATTTGAGttaacaaactttaaaaatatattcatttttaaacaaacaaaacattaataaacacagtgaacacacacaaagacagatagAAGACAAGATCCTTCCCTAGTCTCTCCTTACAAGTTGGCTACACTATGCTGCTTAgtgtatatgcatatatacaaaatacacaTGGACATAcgtatactgtaaatatgaacaTACATACTTACAATTTTAGACAAAGTTTGACAACTTTCTGCCTTTATTGTTAATCAAATACAATCAATAAAAAGGGCTGCCTCTTGTACTTTATCTGGATATAAGTTCTGTAGATATTCAGGGTTTATACTGAAACTGTATTAAAATGTGCTTATACTTTGTTTAGCATACTGCAAGTTCTTGGTTGTTAAAGTCTGGAGATTAATGCCATATAACTATTTCAAACTAAATGAGATATGTAAGGTAAACTGTTCTTTTCAAATTTGAATCTCTTCATTCCTTATACCTACAGGGAGACACGTCTCTGAATATAACCGACTTTCCTGTAAGAGAGCTgtggcacacacaaacaaacgtgcTGAAATCACAATGCACTGTTggtttattatttacacctgtacTTTATctgctgtgacatgtcaaaatgtcctaCATGGAAATTTCTtgaaaactgacattttttattaagaTAAATTAAACAAGAAGACTGGTATGCTTATTACCGGAACTTTGCTTGCTATACAGTATTATCTGCTTAATTGTGACCCCCTCACAAAGAGTGGTGTATTGAAAAGATTTGTACCTTCCCAGATTGAATTTCATaagaaaattaaattattaGTAAATTCAGATGAAGCCAATTCACTATATGGGAaatactttaatttttttttcatttgtttacatttgtggtGGTTGTATTATATCAAACATATTAACATGAGAGGAAACTCACAGTGTGTGGAGATAAGAAAATGGTCTTCATGTGTTTAAAGAAAGCcttattttcacatttatttattaagaatTTAATGTTGGTTATTGTAGCTCCCATAGATACGCATGGAGGGGATGAACTGATTGTGGATTAACAAGCAGTTAATCTGTCTTTCTGTAAACATGAAACATAATACTGTATGATAAAGACACATTCACTGTTGTACTGCAGGAAGGTTTTCATGATTATTCATGAAATCTCACATTCACTTTTTAACATCTGCCCTAAAGCAGTAACAGACACTGTATACGACATACATGTTATTGACACTGTGAACAGATATCATGTACCAAAGTCTCCTAAGCCTTTGGATCCTCTGTTTTCTCCTCAGTGTCTAACACTGGTGTGACGTCTTTGCTCTGAACAAAGCTCCTTGGTAGGATCCATCACAAAAGGTGTCGGCATATTCAGACACTCCACCTGAGCTCTGAACTCCTTCAACTCATTCTGGTCCACCTCCCTCCTTTTGCTGAACAGGCTGTCCACTGTCTTATCTTTTGGTGTATCCATGACGAGCTTAAGCATCATACTGTCTGAACAGGACGTATTGAAGAGGGTCCCGTTGTAGGTAGACACCTGCTCAATCTGTAAATCAGGGCCTTCTATTGACACGTTACTGGAAAAAGAGGTGCACCAGAAACCATAACGATTGGATTGGGTTTATGTTGAGTTGTAGTTCAATCAATTCTTATACTGTCGATGGGTATTACAGGCTGTTCAGTTTCAATGATTTTCAGACTGCTTGCAACCATAGCGCACGTGCCCTCGTAGTGACGAGGATCCGCTTGATCCAAAGGCTGGACCAGGTCTTTACAGTCCAGAGGAGCTGAATGGCTCAGGGACATCAAGCAGAGGAGAGTGATGGCGCACAGAGCAGACATGTCTCTTCTTGTCAAAATCATACACCTGTACAGCTGGACTGTGGCACTGCTGCGTCTGTCTGAAAGTACTGCCGGTGTAGATTCTTGTCTGGTTTTATAGCTGCATCAGGGAAAAATGGTTGAGAGCAGAGTCCACCTGTGTTCTTCTGTGATAGGACAATTAGAATTATTTGATTTCTAGTTTTCTAACtcttttcaaatgtaattttttagTTCACTGTAACTCAGATATTGTAAATAGCAACCAATCATGCAAATTGTTTCAATGTACAACATCAATGGGTTCTTGTTTGTTGAAATCGCTATAAAACCTAATGCACTGCGGGCTttgggtagctcagttggtaaagcgcacgcccacatatagaggtttactccttgacacagcggccgtgggtttgactctgacctgcggcccttttctgcatgtcgttcccccctctctcccctttcatgtcttcagctgtcctgtcaaaataaaggcctaaaatggccaaaaaataatctaaaacaaaaaacaataactaaTACACTGTTAAATGTATTGAGGATGTGTCTACCTTAACTCACTTACACTTAGGTTTTAAACTAATATAAGGTTCATGGTGACAATTGTATAGGAAAGTTCCAGTTCAATCAAGGTCATTGTTTTTGCATTGTTGGTTTATTGGCACCCCCGTGCAAAGGGCTATTTCtagaaatgttgttttttagtGGAATAATTCAGTGAATGTGGGATGTTATTATGCCTTCGCCATCTGTACACACAATCTTCCCCTTTAGATTCATTGCTTTTATGCTTAGAATTGATTACAAATGTATCATCTGTGAATACATGCAGCAACATCTGGTTCTTTTGTTCTCATAGTTTGTTGCAAATTTTATTATGAATTTACTACTAGAAAAATATTAAACACAATTGaactttttctttaatttacagtatatatgaaAAAGGTAGTGGCTCCTCATGCAATGGTTCTCTGAAAAATCAAATTGCTGTTGGGCAGGACCTCCTGGGAGTTCTCAGCTCAGCAGGACTTATTTTCAGAGTTACAGAGCCCATTGCTGCATCCCCTTCCCCAGCAAGTCAGGCTTTGGTTTGGTCCTTGAGATGGCTGTGCTGTTAGAAACACAACTACTACAAGGGCAGGTGGAGCCACTGCTGGGAGCTCAGGCGGCTTTGACACTTGTGTAAGTGGAGGATTTATGAGAAATGCAGAATGTCTCCTAGATACGTCCTGTTAGTTCTCTTCTTCCCTTCAGGGGGACATTTACCACAACTAAAGCTGCATGGATAGATACATACCAGTTGTCTGAGGGTAACTGCAGACTCCCACTCCCCTGACAGAGGGaattacaaataaataacattatgAAATGAATGGTTAAACATTATccagtgtgtctgtttttgtatgAAGCAATGTTGTTTTGGGACAAATTGACTGTTTGAAGAACAGATGCTGGCTGAACATCAAGTACATCAAGCAATGTATCACAATGTCAGTTTAATcattaaacaattaatcaatcatGTCAAAGCTGACATCTCAGACACTCTCAATTCCACATGTTTTTGTATACAGTTAATACAGCCATGCACACTGGGACCCCACTTTCAAAAGCGCATCTGATAAAAATATCAAATGCATACTTTcaggcatttttaaatattttctcttttaaatctaaCAACATCCCACAAAATATTCACTGTGGTTTATAAACAAAGGCCATTTCATACTATCAGTCTGTGTATTGTCAAAACGTGTATTACAGAGTGAATAAAATGTTCAGGCCCTATACTTGGATTAAAAGTATCTTTAACTAAAGTCCAAAATCAAAAATTAATTCAGCGTTATAGTCATTCAATTAGAAGAACATCCTCTCTGAACCTTTCCAGATCTTTGGATGTTGAATCTCATATTAAGATTATGAATATTACCCAATGAATTATACATGTAGATACAacagtttaaaataataaatcttTAATATGTGGGTTTTATGATCCTATGTAGATTGGCTGGCTCATCTGCTAACCAGGAAAATTAAATCAAACTcaaacaatgttaaaaaaaaaaaacaaaactcatATTTTGGTCCACATTGTGTGAAAAAAGAATTTCAAAGTTTAGTTCTGGGTATAGAGCTCCTCAAGGCACTTAAACACCAACAAGTCCAGTCCATGCCACCCCCCCCGTCTTCATGTTGGAGTCGAGAGCCCACTTCCTCCAAACGAAGTGGGTATCCAAACTTGAGTGGGATTCAGGATGAATACAAGGAATGAGGACAGAAAGTAGGGGAGGAAAATGAAGTCGCTTGAAGACAGAAAAAGGATGGGTGCATAAAACAAAGAGACGAGGGAAGGAGTGTGTTATGAATTGAAGAGCAGAGGGACAGAGTAAAAAGGGAGAGTGGATATGAATGTACAGAGAGGGCATTTACATGACAGAGCAGCACTGGCAGGTTTTGTGTTTGGGTGCCTGGGTCTCCTCTCCCTGGCTAGCCCTGGTCGggctgtgtgtctctgtgctggCAGCTGCTGCTGGCTTTGCTTGGGTGTCGGCGGCTTTGGCCTGTGACAGAAGGGGTTCCCTCTCCTCCGGCCTTGCCTCTGTCCTCTGGATCTCCTGGGGATCGGCCAGGGGCACCTCCTGGAACTGGCTGGGCACGGGGGCAGGGTCTTGGGCTTTTAATGCTGCCTCAGCTTCAGCCTCAGCCTCTAGTTCAAGGGTGAGAGTAGAGGGTTGTACCTTAGAGTAGACTGGCACCAAAACCACTGCAGTGCCATCTGGAGCACTGGCTGGGGACTGCACCTGCACAGAGGTTGGGTCTTCCCATTGTCTGTGCTGTCCTTCAGTTTTCGTCTCTCGATCTCCTTTTTCGTTTGTCTTGGCGCCACGCTGCACGTCTCCATCTCCAGTTGCTGGTGGTGCCTCCGCAATGCGTTCAGTTGCCTCACTCTTCTCTGGTTGTGTGAAAGTTTCTGGAGCGGCTTCGGTTTCTACTACCTCCTCCACATCCTCCCCTCCATCTTGGCCTCCTTCAGGATTCGGCAGAGGGGTTTCCTCTGACTGCATGTTCTCCTGCTGATCTTCCTGTGGTGCAAGATCCTTCGACACATCATCCCCATCATCTGTGATGATCACACATTCTGCTCTCATCACCACGgtcccttcttcctcctccccaTTAACCTTGGCATTTAGAACCCGACCAGGCTCTGCCTCAGAAACACCCAGGCTTAACTCAGGCTCCAATGTCATGCTAGTAACGCCCTCAGAGGATCCAACTGGTCCGTTGGTGGTGGTAGTGTCGTGACTGGGGTCTGCTTCCATGTCTCCTCCGCCATTGGTAAGGACAGCTGCGGTTTCATCCAGTCGTGCGCTTTGGTTTGTCTTTACTTTatcttaatttaaaataaatatcactGTGAGTAAAGGAGGATATATGTGTAATTGCATTCATTAGAAAATGTAGTGCTGTTCATACATTTAAATGATATTGAGTGAATTTGCAATCAACCTGCCTCACCGTCATTTACACTTATTATTAGCTTTAATTGTAGGTAGTGTCAACGCACCGTAACTTGATTGAAATTATGAAAATTATTGAAATATGTCAGTGCTCAATACAGCTACTTTATGTATTGTAATGCAGTTAAAATGTTCTGCCAGTGATGAATCTTAATGCAATAACAAAGAAAAGTCATTCCCCTCTGCTTTAATATAAAAAGCAGAAGCTAGTAAAagggtaacctgactccgccagatggattgcttcgcatttgctcggcatatccatctgggaactttccgttggagaacttttgggaaggggcagaatactggttatttgattggatgaaccatctgtctatcacctatgttggtgatagacgggccaaatcaaccaatcagatccacgaagcgtatgaaaatacaaccacaagcccgcccctgctgctgcaggccaagcatagctcgtaagctcagcatgcaagcaacatgtcggtaaaggatatttgccgtttgtgtaacgagaatttaggaataaaaggcaccatttcaggttcccggaccatattccaaaagaaggatccaagagaaaagaagcattagcgagcagctaacagaattaggcctaccgctggctgataatactggttagctgattggataaaccatcggtctatcaccacctaacccacctcaaaaccaacgctgattggcccggtcgtttggctaacggctccaaattttctctgcctcaagacgccagactgatctgggagtggaaaactggagctcgcgagatcaggacggtctcacgaggctagtaaAAGGGTAGCACGGTTTTAAATCCAGGCCATAAAGTGTCTAATAATGAACCAAGGCTTCTATTTGTTACAGAGCAGAATGTAATAACTTAATGTAAGTGGATATTTATTGTACTACAAGAGCAGTCTAAAGTTATAAATGCTAGATGATTTAAATACAAACGGATGGCTCAATTTCCTTTTGAGAACTCTCCTGTCCACCTCAGCAGCTGAGTAGCTGTCCACGTACACGCTGCCCTCTAAGAATGCAAGTTATGCACTTGAGTGCCTATTAGCATACATTTATATGCACAATTTCATTCAATATGGGTAATTATTCATCACAGCATGTATAAACTTTTTGTGAAGTAATAGGTATGCCTGCACCACTCCTGTCTTTATAATGCAAATTTCTTAAGGTCAGTTTATACAATGCATTAAGACACATATTTCTATTAGGGATTTATGATCTTTAAGGGGTTGTGGTAAGATGGTGATTAGAAAGGAACTAAGAGGAAGAATGAAAAGGATGAGATGAGATGTTGACATCAATAAGAATACAGACGTTACTTAATGTGTGCAGGATTCTCTTCAGGTTAATTGGAGCTTTATGAGAATATCGTTGCGAATGTCTGTGTGCATCTTATGACACATGAGTCAATGCCATACCCACCCGAACCTATTGCATTGTTGTCTCCGTTCTGCACAATCATTTctgaggaagaaaagaaaaaaatgtgtatttattgCAGGTAGCAGTGTTTTGCAGTCAGACATGCAGTATAGAAATCATGAAATACTACACGAAGGAGTACAGGTTTCCCTGAAAAGGACACCATTAAGTCTACTGtacctttaaataaaaatattcaaaCTAAGATGTAACTGTATCATGAGGTCTACACTGAAGACAGAATTACAATGTGGCTTAATCAACACACCTGTGCTTCTTTGGAGAACTTCTCTTGTCATGATATCGATGCACAGGTGCAACATTAAAAGCTGACAAAATCCTAACTAAGAACGCgcgtctttttaaaaaaaaaaattgtcaaaagcattaaacaaattaaatctactctatttttaaatagtttagccagctgtgtttttttttttgctgtctccagcttcttttgaaacaaaatgtgtcttctggctgtggcagcaacaacaacaacaaccacacaccttcgatgttctgtgtgtgtgtcgcgttaggtcacggcagtttactgTGGTGCCGCTAtgatgaccagccacgctgaggcggtactaaaatctgcaatggaaaacggacgcacagtgcgtcgagtcgaggcgagttgagcaggtactaggtaatggaaaaacgccattagaaGCGCAGCTGTGGTGGTAGCCAGAAAAGCAGTGGCGTTCAGATCGACGACAGCAAGGCTTCGTTCTGCACTCTTGTCTTACACGGAGCTTGTCAAATTGCTTGAAAATGCTCATGTTAACTCATACAGTGTGCAATTTGCACCGGTGTATTGCTTTCTCTGGTATAAAGCTAATGGAAATCAAATTTTCTAAAACGTCCActgttattttaacatttctCCGTACCAAAAGGTTCATCTGATCTCACTTACCTGCTCCAGCCTCTGCCACTTTCACTGCCTCCTGTTGGGTAAGAGGGACAGTGGAGGGATTTAATTTACTGTGATTCAAAATGGTGAAACTGTGTTGTGTTGCCTAAACATCTAGTGTATTTCAAAGGGAAtataaaaagacaaacaaaacaatgaaatgcAAATACTGGCACATCCACATCACAGAAGCTTTAAGCTTTAAAAGAATATTTTTCCTCATCTCATCTAAATACATTTCTATCCTACACTCTTAACAGCACAGACTGTACTAAAACAGTTAATGTGTCCACTGTGATAGTGATGAGTTTAGATGTTAAATGACCATGACATGCAGCTTGGTCACAAGGGGGAGTGATTGAGTTGAAAAGCCTGACCTGCCCTCTGAAAAGATGACCCCTTTCCACAGTTTGGTGTAGCACGCACTTAACTACATCAGATCTGTATACAGATAAATAGTGGTCATGTATATGTCTGTactttttacagttaaaagCTAACTTTTCCTGAACATATCATCACATCCCTAATCTTATCAGAAAGGATTAGGCAAAcaaggtgataaaaaaaaaaaaagaaaaatctgtttGAGTTGCAAGATATTAGCTGTCACTCACTCTCAGTCTGCCCACTAAACCAAAGCTTTGCTGGCAGGGCCTGTTTAGAGTGATGTATTTTCACACCAAGGATAAGGTCATACATTCTCCATCACAGGCTGGTAAAGCTTATAAAAAATAGGATCCTCTGTTTAGGTCTCCAGTGTATGTGAGCTAAACTCAAACAGACAAGATTAAGATGAATATATGACAACGATAAAAAAACTTCACTAAATAGACCCTGTAGTGGACGGCAGGAGAGGAAGGACAACTCTTATGTTCTACTATAAAGAGGTGAAGTAAACATTCTTGCGCTTGGCCTGAGTTGAAACAATAATTCCAGAGTGGATCAAGTGCTGAATTGTTTATGTAACAGGGCTGCTTACATTCACAAAGTTCCTGCTTTTGAACAAGAGGTGCTACATCAAAGGTACATTAAGAGAGGAAATGAATTATTCATGGAAAAAAGCCACAGACAGAAGTCGTGGGAAATTTTGAAAGCTTGTTCAACACATATTCCAAACCCCTTTGTGTCCAAAAGAATGATGGGcaattttttgtgtgtgtgtgtgtgtgtgtgttcctcacCGTTTGGCCATGCTTCATCTGTTCCTTCAGCTTCTCTACCTCCTGTTCAAACTGCTGACTCTCTGA from the Perca flavescens isolate YP-PL-M2 chromosome 2, PFLA_1.0, whole genome shotgun sequence genome contains:
- the palm3 gene encoding paralemmin-3 isoform X1, with the protein product MDETEKYNQRLKAIAEKRRLQEEQDRARRDMEDEKLRLQQLKRKSLRDQWLMEGAPLSPTSQSPRSPLWGAQEIETRIDKLQSESQQFEQEVEKLKEQMKHGQTEAVKVAEAGAEMIVQNGDNNAIGSDKVKTNQSARLDETAAVLTNGGGDMEADPSHDTTTTNGPVGSSEGVTSMTLEPELSLGVSEAEPGRVLNAKVNGEEEEGTVVMRAECVIITDDGDDVSKDLAPQEDQQENMQSEETPLPNPEGGQDGGEDVEEVVETEAAPETFTQPEKSEATERIAEAPPATGDGDVQRGAKTNEKGDRETKTEGQHRQWEDPTSVQVQSPASAPDGTAVVLVPVYSKVQPSTLTLELEAEAEAEAALKAQDPAPVPSQFQEVPLADPQEIQRTEARPEEREPLLSQAKAADTQAKPAAAASTETHSPTRASQGEETQAPKHKTCQCCSVM
- the palm3 gene encoding paralemmin-3 isoform X2, whose protein sequence is MALTHKLQERKSLRDQWLMEGAPLSPTSQSPRSPLWGAQEIETRIDKLQSESQQFEQEVEKLKEQMKHGQTEAVKVAEAGAEMIVQNGDNNAIGSDKVKTNQSARLDETAAVLTNGGGDMEADPSHDTTTTNGPVGSSEGVTSMTLEPELSLGVSEAEPGRVLNAKVNGEEEEGTVVMRAECVIITDDGDDVSKDLAPQEDQQENMQSEETPLPNPEGGQDGGEDVEEVVETEAAPETFTQPEKSEATERIAEAPPATGDGDVQRGAKTNEKGDRETKTEGQHRQWEDPTSVQVQSPASAPDGTAVVLVPVYSKVQPSTLTLELEAEAEAEAALKAQDPAPVPSQFQEVPLADPQEIQRTEARPEEREPLLSQAKAADTQAKPAAAASTETHSPTRASQGEETQAPKHKTCQCCSVM
- the palm3 gene encoding paralemmin-3 isoform X3, with product MEGAPLSPTSQSPRSPLWGAQEIETRIDKLQSESQQFEQEVEKLKEQMKHGQTEAVKVAEAGAEMIVQNGDNNAIGSDKVKTNQSARLDETAAVLTNGGGDMEADPSHDTTTTNGPVGSSEGVTSMTLEPELSLGVSEAEPGRVLNAKVNGEEEEGTVVMRAECVIITDDGDDVSKDLAPQEDQQENMQSEETPLPNPEGGQDGGEDVEEVVETEAAPETFTQPEKSEATERIAEAPPATGDGDVQRGAKTNEKGDRETKTEGQHRQWEDPTSVQVQSPASAPDGTAVVLVPVYSKVQPSTLTLELEAEAEAEAALKAQDPAPVPSQFQEVPLADPQEIQRTEARPEEREPLLSQAKAADTQAKPAAAASTETHSPTRASQGEETQAPKHKTCQCCSVM